TTTCATGGAGACAAAGGAAATAAAAAGACACTTTTTATATAGAGATGTTGCATACTACCTCTATATTGTAAAAGAAGTCGTTTTGAGTTTGTTTTAAATCAAACAAtttaaactttgactataaataaatattttaggttgggtttgaaaatataaaagtgATATAAGTAGATTCATTTTGAAATGTAGTTTCGTAAAAATATATGTTGACCatattttataaatttattatagtaaaaaattagtggtcaaagtggTTTATAGAGACCGTGCTGATGTCCTAAATGACTTCCTTtacaatatggagggagtatttgaaCCAGTCATGAACTACAACATACGCTCGACCTCTTATATACGACATTGGATTCAAGATGTACACAGCTACGAAAAAAGTTTGTAGAGGCGGGTGAAACGgcatttttagggatgggtacTGCACCCATCCCCACTTTTCGTAGCTACAAATGTTGTTTGTAGGGGGTGAATAACGTACCCGCCCTTAAAAATAGATTTTCAGAGACGGTTCACCCACCCTTATGTACAAATCGATTTTTAGGGATGGACCGTCCCTCAAAATGCATTTCCAGGGGTGACCCCTCGAAATATTTTTCCAACCCGCCAAAAAATCCaccaatttgaatttaaattataCAAATCTATTTCCcactattttttaaaatttagatTGCCGCGATTTTAATCTATCAAGCTAGTTTGCTATCGAATGTCATAATAAATCGATATGAAACAtgttttataaatataaataattatgCATGCAAAATTAAATCATGCGGAAATAAAACACACACTATATATATAAAGTACTATATTGTACCTTGTGTAGCGAATAATATTCAGTACCCGACCCCACATTCAGACTCGCCCGCGTCCTCATCGCGGTTGCCGGTTTTTGGCCCGGTCGTTCTGCCCGCCCACCCCACGATGTCCACGCAGCCAACCCGTTCCAAACCGCTCAGCATCCGCGCGCAgtagccctgctaatgggttggaacccgcaccatacccaaccccacccaaaattaacatatttagatacccaaccccacccaacccaattagttaatttctcaactctaaccaactCGTCCCGTTATAAGCGGGTAACCCATATATATGTAGaggaatttagtggttctacacttaatgtggggaccacatatatgtctagccacactactttgcacagagtatctgtcagtcatattgactcatctctaaaaatttcagtcaatttcgataaaattttatagtgtgaacgcgagattttaattctagggtccggctcttgatgtggagcccacgtgtagttctaacCACGCttctttgcacagagtagctgctagtcgtactgagtcatctccaacaaatttcagttaatttcgataaaattttatagtgtgaacgcaaggttttaattccagggtccggctctttaTGTGGGGCGcacaggtagttctagccacactgctttgcacaaaatagttgccagtcgtactgagtcatctccaacaaaattcagtcaatttcgataaaattttctgatataaacacgtggttttaatttcagagtccagctctcacgtgggacccacatttatatatagttatactattttgtaaaaagtatccatttcaacccaccccaacccgcctCAACCCGCGTTTATATAGAaaccgccccgacccaccccattaactaatacaacccattttaacTCATAcaaacacactccatttcaaaacccaccccataaaacccatttcaacccaaccgCGAGCCTACGCGCCAGCCATCCAGCTCCCCGGCTCCCCCTGTTCCGGCGCTCCCCCCCCCaatcccgccggcgccgcaccaccctcctccctcgccgcaccCTACTCACGACGCCGCTCTCCTGCTCCCGGCGTGCCCGGCGCCGCACCCCACCGGTGCTGCCCCCTCCTTCCCTCCGATGCGGTGGTGCGGAGGGCGGTTTCGTCGAGCTTTCGCAGcatccgcgccggccgcccaccTCCCCCAATCCCGgcgctcccctccccctccgaCGCTTCCCCCACCCCCAATCCCGCGACGAGAGGATGCGCCTCCCGCTCTGGTGCCTCCCTGCGCTGCCCGCTCCCAGTGATGTCGCTCCGCTCCTCCCATCGCCGATCCGGTGAATGGCGCCTCCCGCGCGCCAGCTACTGGCCAGGCCCTGCGCGTCCTCACATTCAAGGCTTCCCCGCGTCAGATCGGGATGTGGGTGGTGGTTTCTTCGATTTCGTCGCCAGGATGGAGTGCCCCTTCTTTCGAGTTTCGACCGGCTACCTCATGCGGGATGGGGGCGAGGATGCAACGGCGATGGAGACCTGCAGCAGCTCAGCTTCCTCACGGTGTCCTCAAGCTTGCAATTTCTTCGAAGGTTTTATCCTCGGTCTGCATAGTGCCCTTACCTCTCCTCCACTCGATTCCCACGGTTTTGCTTTATTTCCCACGGTATCCACGGATTTGTTTAGGAAGTAAGCTCTTAGTAATCCCCATGACCAAAAGGGACATGGATATCTTCTTGATTCGTCATCGTATGAGCGTTCCACGGCCACCCACCCTTCTTCTGGTGAGGTCCTCCCAGGTACTGCAGACTTCCTCCACGCGTGTCCGCCGTTCTAGTCCCTACCTCTCCATCCCAATGCCGATTATATTTACTGGTTCTTCTTTTTCCCCAAATTTTTGTTCGTCTGGTCCTCAGATTGAAGATTGGTGCTTGAAGCAGTCCATTCGCTTGTTTCTGCTGTCGGCATCAATGGTTGCTACATGGCACAGCCGACGGCTTTGTTTGGTGGGCAAGCTGACTTCCTCCCTATGATGTTGATGACACGGATCAAGCCACGGCCAGTGCATTAGTCCACTTAGATGCCGATGCCATGTTGTTTTGTGCAAGAACAAGAACAGCAATGTCGAACCCATACTGGACAAAGCACGAGAGGTTCATATTCCCTGTTTTTACTTTTCATATTCCTTAACATGATGTTGTGCGCATTTAGTTAGTACCAGGTCCTAGTTTCCTGGTTCATTAAGATTGGTGGTGATTATAAGGTGCTTCTCATACATATTCAGGATTGCTAAtcattttatataattttcaaTTAGCGTGCATATAGAAAATATGCTGCCGGAGGCAGACGAACTGTATTCATATGTTCATGTGGTGCATGCTTCTTCCCTGTAGGGCAGTATATGCATTTTAGATGAATCTCACATGGATAAAAACATACCCTTCATTTCCTGAACTAGCTGTAGAAACGGTGGaaattattcttttttttaacaagGTTATGTGCAGTTCTGAGCTCTTTATTAAACTTGTCTGAGAATTGTTCTTATTTTTTATAGTCTTCTGGCAATGGGAACTGCGACTAGGCTCCTCAGCACAGCTAGTATCTTCTTGTAATGAATAGGGTATGGTGATATTTGATTTTgatttatattttttctaaTTATTAAACCTATTATTTCTCTAATTCTGGATGATATGAGCCACTCTAGCCACAGTGATTTTTCCCTATTCTAGTTTTGATATCCTAATCTCCCTTTTTTGATCATTTGACTGATTAGTTGATCCCTATTCATAAACTCCCATCTGAGTGCAGATGTGTTCTGCAAACTGCTGCCTATTCATTTATTTTTTCCATGGGATAATTTTTTATTGGTTAACAGGTCAAGATTTGCAATAAAGGGTGCATTTGATTGTCGATTTAATTGTATGATAATTGAACTAGCCTGATGTTTGTTTTCTGAAATCCTGTTACTATACCCTCTTGTTAAATTGTGCATATTGAACTTTAGGCTAGGACCTACTTTGTGTTGGATCTGTGCAACTAATAACAAGGGATGTCTGAAATGGCCTCTGTAGGGAGCTCCACCcttttcaagtttttttttttcattccacATAAGTCATTGTTTGTGACTTTTGAGCTTAACTCGTTGCTGTATCACATAGAATTAGTATTATTATTTGTGATTAGACACATTGGATGCAAGTAAAGTAGGTTTCGTATGATTCACCAGCTTCATATGGGATGATCAATATAAAGTAGGTTGAGCTGCCTGATGCAACTCTCATATCTTGGATGTTTCTTTTTAGAAAAGGGAATTTGCATTTTGAAGTAAGTGAATGATGTGTCAGTTTAATTCACATTTTTTTCATTCCATGAATCATGCCAATTTTTTAACCAATACATTGAAATTTGGATGTCTGAAATTTCTATGAAAATAGCCAGATGCCAGGTAGAATTGCGCACAACACATCGGGGAAGAATTGCGCACAACACAAGCTAGGCATGAACAAGCGTCCTCCTTGGAAGAGAAATGTTTCTGATGAAGGCGTTGGTGACTTGTTGATGATCTTCAATTCTGTGTGTTGAAGAAATTGCATTCCTCCACAGGTTGTACCCTTTGTTGACACCAAGCTCTGTAGAGGTACTGGGAAGCTGCATTTGTCCCCAAGTTTGAATCCGCAACCAGTGATGCTTTCTGCCCGAACAAGTCGAGGCCAACAGTGTGCTGCTCTCCACTCGCTGACTTGCCAGCACTCAGATAGGGAAGATATGCATGTATTGATAAAGTTTTGAGTTTGTTGTTTCTGATTGCAAATACATTAAAATGATATGCTGAAAGCAATGGATAAAAGGGCAGGTGCTGTGCTCCTCTCTGAAACGCAGGATAGAAGTCTGTCGCAGCATATGACCTTAACTGATGGTTGGTCTAGACATACGTTTTCTCTCGTTTCTTCATCCTGTAATCTAACACTGTATTCTACAACTGTTAACGACACTCCACACACCATTGGATTTCTGTCCATTGTATGGTTTCTCCTAGGCACAGTTTAGAAAATCATTGTGGCATCTAGGATTTGCAGCTCTTATGTTCGTAATTCTGTTGTTGTGTTGTCCAAGTAATTTTTAAATGTGTCTTGGTACCATCTTGCTGCATTTTTATGCTTCGCTTGTGGGCTATATTTGGATCTCACCCCTAAGAAACCATTGTTGTCATGCACTAAGGTGGCCTGCACTGCGCAAATCAATCTGTTTCAAAATCTGGAGGCATGTTACGAAATCTAAGAATTTCTTTTTGGAATGGAAATCTaagaattttgaaaattaaGTTTTTTTGGGCAAATCTAGAGTTTGAACCAAATATTCGGTTTGGAAGAATGGTTAAATCTCACATCTTGTGCCATATTCCCGATATGGTTTTGTTCAGTTGATTGTAATTAGCAAACAATAGATTCGTATCTCTTGTGTATTGCAGTCTGGCATTTTTTAATCAAAAAAAGACTCACATGTGCCGAGGGGCACAGGGGTGAGAGACAGCAGACAATATCGTGCGGCTGGCAAGAAACAACTGCTCCTCCGTTGCATTGCATGTCCGGATAAAACGCATCTGCATTGCTACCTCGACACTCTggtagaaaaaaaggaaaatccaCACAGCAGAAAAAAAAACCACCCCACGTCTGGTTTTCTACTAcgagaaaagaaaaaccagtTGGGGTCTCGGTGGGAGGGGGCGCAAGGCGCTCGTGGGCGCGCTCGCAAGGCTAGCTTATAAATGGATTTGTAGCCAGGTACCCATTAGCGGAGTcctatgtatgtatgtatataacaAGTCACCAACTCCTATAaatggatttgtaggggcgggtggggcgtCACCCGCCACTACAATTGTAGTTGTAGTGGCGGGTGacgccccacccgcccctacaaatggttttTAAATTTGTTGCTAAAATTCATTcgattcaaaaataataggaaaacaaaataaaaaaatgtgaaaattTTACCCTAAGCCTATTGTGACTTGTAAAacttaaaaaattcaaaacctcatttcagtatatatatatatatatatatatatatatatatatatatatatatatatatatatatatatatataagtttttTCTACTCCTACGTGTAGCTACTCCTACCTCAGAATAGGTCCATGCTTGTCTAGGAAACCCGCTAATGTGGTTGGTCCTACTAATCACTAGATTTGCGGCGCGTGCTTGGTTTGCATGGCCGAATGTATCCCCTAGATTTGCGAGACGAGCGGCATCAGTTTGAAAGAGAGTTGCAGCACTCGTGCATGTATATGGTGGAGTATTTGCATCTTCTAAATCTGCCAACGGGATAGCCGGATAGGATTACGCTCTCAAAAAAATGATAGGAATATACGTGTGGAGTATATATAAGCACATCATCAAGTATGAAAACGTACGAGTAAACGTTTCAGGTCTGAAAGGAGGTAGTAGTATATGCAAATCAACAGAGTATGTATATATACATTCTTATGACACAAGAGTATGTACGTGTACATGCTGCCTACTGAGACGGGTATGTGCCGATACATGCTTAGGAGAGTATGTATTGATGCTTAGGATACTGAGACTAGTATGTGCTGATACATGCTTGGGAGAGTATGTGATGATACATGCTTAGgagtgtgtgtgtctatatatatatatatatatatatatatatatatatatatatatatatatatatatatatatatatatatatatatatatatatatatatatatataagcacatCATCAAGTATGAAAACGTACGAGTACACGTTTCACTGCCGGCGGAGATCAGACTACATTACCAACGCAAAAACAtactctttcaaaaaaaaaagtatgaaAACGTACGAGCTGTAAAATTAAAGACTATATTACCAACACATGCACATGTCACCGCCGGCGGAGATCAGATGGCCGGGTGCGGCCGCAGCCTATCCTCCGCGGTTGCAAGCAAACCGCTCCATGCAGTCTTGCGGAGGCAAATAATTAACGATTAAAGAAGGTATATACAGATACTCCATAATATTCCCTGGATCGTCCATGCTACTATCGCTGCTACTGGAGGTCGAGATTACTCGAGAGTCGACGGCGATCTGCATGGCATCCGGCGCGGCGTTGTGCGCTAGCTAGCAGTGGCAGCGGATCGGAGCCTGCTGCCTGCGCATGCTGCTGGAAGATTACATGAGGAGAGGTGTGGCAGCGGCCTATCCGAGGAAATCCCTCGCCGGCGGAGCCTGCGCGTGGTGAACTGACTGTGGCGGCGGACGCCTCGAGGAGCTTCCATACAATGCAAACTAAATCAGTTACGGTTCAGATCCGAAAAAATAGTGAGGGGCAGCTAGTGTTAACGGCTTAATCCCCTGGCATCCGTCAGGACCTttagcctctctctctctccgatgGACATAGGAGTAGATACACGCAGGTGTAGAATATAttttccctatatatatatatatagtggttAAATGTGTCGAAACCAACCCCAAACTACTATCTCATACCACTCAAAACTCTCTTTGTGTTTTCAACACCCTTAAGTATGTTTGTCATATTTTTTCCTAGTTCTACGGGTCACAATATGCATGGTAAAAAATTCACATTTTTTTGAAGTGTTTTGCTGTTTTCTATGAATTAAATGAATTatcaaaataaatttaaaaatcaTTTGTATGAGTGGGTGGGGGCCtaacccacccctacaaatggttgTTCGGGGGCGGGTGGGGAGGGCcttacccgcccctacaaatacatATTAAAGGGCGGATAAGGCCCCCACCCATCCCTACAAATTgattttaaatttattactaaaatTCATTTAATTCAAACATAatgtgaaaataaataaaaaattgaaaattttatcCTAAGCCTATTTTGACATGTAGAacttaaaaaaattaaacctcATTTCACTGTATATAATGGTTAAAAGTGTCGAAACCACAATGCATAGCAACCCCACGCTACTATCTCATACCACTCACGACTCACTTTGTGTTTTCAACACTCTAAAACATTAAATGTATTGAATTATATATATGTCATATTGTTCCTAGTTCTACAGATTATTTTTGAAGTTCtgtaaaattatttaattcaaaaatagcaaaacacatCAATAAATAGTGAAATTTGTACCCTAAGCATATTTTAAGCCGTGGAACATAAAAAATATGTCAACAAAATATTTCAGCATATATTTTTTGAAGTGTTTTGCTATTCTTTTGAATTAAATCAATTAACTAAATTGTTttgaaaatgatttgtaggagTGGGTGTGGGCTACAAATCAATTAGCTACATTTCAGTGCATCTAATTGTGACCATTAGAACTTAAAAAATACCAAAACCACATTTCAGTGTGTatattaatttcttttattctaaaactttatttatttcaaaaaaatagcAAACTATAATTTGTACAAAAACCTATTGTGACCTGTACAACTTAAAAAAAATATCAGAAACACATCTCTCAAAAATATAACGAGCATATTTCGTCATAGATATTGATTCCAGGTGTAATTAATCATAGTGAGGTCTCGGACAGCCAAACACTTCTTGATTACATGAATCCAAAAATAGTTTACTAGCTAAATATTTATGCGGTAGCAATTCTCGATTCTCTATCCTTGCATGTCCATAGTTTATCATCTTTTCTTACGCTTACTTCTATAATCCTCATCTTCTGTAGCAGGTCTGTGTAGAGGTTCATTTCATCATACTGATTACATTCTTCCACATCATCGGCGCCATCAACTCCTGTCATATCTTGTTTTCAGGGACCACAACATGTTTTGTCTTCTTTGTGGGATTAGCTACATACAGTACCAGTACCTGTGCGACCTATTTGTTGATGGTCAATTTTGACCCAAATATGAGCATTAAAGGGAATAAATACTAGTACAGGATGAATTATTgacaaattccacagatgctggtatgaaaatgtgtgcaggtgaatttggccCCCAAAAAATACAAGAATCTAGCAAGAATGATTCAAGATATATATTCCTAGCCAATCACAAGCAAccacaaggatcaaaggacccacttGACATGCTCACATGAGAAGGAAACACAGCCCATGCACATGAACACGTCATCAATCCAAGGCAACACTTTTTTGACCAATCAGGCGCGAGCACGAGGATCTACAGCCCCACCAGATCAAGGAACTGACATAAGCAAGGGTCCACTCATCTAGAACCGACATGAGGGTCCACGTACCAGTCTCTTGGCCACAATTGAGACCGGTTGGCCACCAAAACCAGTCGGCCGACCGGGCAGCTGTTCATTGGCTCCCAAAGGTGGTTCCAAGTGCTAGAGCTCCGATACTTGGCCGAGAACCCCATGGCTCCCTTCTATAAATAGTAGAAGGTTTCTCCAAATGAGACACAACTCACATTCACTCATCTCTCACTTTTGGAGTTTGGAGCTATCCATGGACATTTAGTTCTGCCGAGGCGGTAGAGCTTAGACATTAGGGAGATAGTGAGGGGAAGTCTGGGAGGCGCCGGGTTTCCGGTGCTCAGTGCCCTCCGCCTGCTTGTACCTCACCGGATGCTTATCAATCATAGTAAGTGTTCATGATCTTCTTTGTGCTTTAGTTTCTTAATTAAGTAGTGCTAGTCCGCTAGTTGTTTACATGACCATCATTCACTAGTTTAGTGGATGCCTCTAGAGTATTACTCCTGATAGAGATGGATGTTCTGTACAACTCTAGAGTTTGTAGAAGAcggtgtagacgtggtgtctagactagacTCTACCTTTGGTTGTGGTATagccccacggtttgtagaggtagtctgcaggtggtgacaaccctatttTTGCCATCAAAATCCTCCACGTTAAGGTATATCGCAGTAGGTTTTATTACCAAAACTCACCGGTTTTATCCAAGGGAAGCCGGTAGCCCGAAGTAAACAACAAGTTAGCTCTATCTTACCTTTGATTCTTAGCCATAGAAATCCTCTCAACCATTTACCTCTTCGGTAGTGTGGTGTCCTTGGACGAATAAAAACTTAGATAAtatactcacgttcctcagtggatacgataccctaaaATACTCTTGGGGTGAAATCTACGACGATATCTGTGTGCTTGTAGATTCTATTCGTGTATGCTACAAAGCGTCAATAAGCTTTCTAGAGCCGTTGCCGGGAAACGTCAACTATATTATCTTAGGACCTAGTTTGTGCTCATATCCTTTTGATTTTCCTTGAttctacctctacccccgctacccatggagccgCCATCCTTTCCACAGCTCTCTACCCCTAAGGGCGAGTTTTGGGAGTCACCATCCTCATCGAATCCATTCATTTCGGCAAGCGGTGAACCCCGCCCTGCCTTCAAAGCCATGGTTCGAAATCAACCCTTCTCTGGAGTGATCAATGAAGATCCCTACGATCATTTGGAAGTGTTCGAGGAACTGTTTTTGAGCTTGGTAATCCCAGGCATGACCCAGGCCGTGCCCCCTCAAACCCTAACTCCTTTACCCGCCGTCTCCACTCTCCTCTCCATATCCTTCGCGGCGATTTCGAGTTTTAGCCATGGAAATTCAAGGACCAGGGGTGCATTGCATTCCCCATCTCTTGGAGACTCCGATTCACTTCATCTCTCCTCCGATTCGCGCGGGAAAATCTCAAGGTAATCCATTCAAAATCCCCATCGCCCGATCTCTCAATGTAGAAGTTCCT
This genomic interval from Panicum virgatum strain AP13 chromosome 8K, P.virgatum_v5, whole genome shotgun sequence contains the following:
- the LOC120644280 gene encoding uncharacterized protein LOC120644280; protein product: MSLRSSHRRSGEWRLPRASYWPGPARPHIQGFPASDRDVGGGFFDFVARMECPFFRVSTGYLMRDGGEDATAMETCSSSASSRCPQACNFFEGFILGSKLLVIPMTKRDMDIFLIRHRMSVPRPPTLLLVRSSQIEDWCLKQSIRLFLLSASMVATWHSRRLCLVGKLTSSL